A genomic window from Pseudonocardia broussonetiae includes:
- a CDS encoding phosphomannomutase/phosphoglucomutase — protein sequence MRDLSAVIKAYDIRGVVGEGVDEPTVRAIGAALARLLRSEDAATTAVVVGHDMRDSSPSLAAAFAGGVTDQGLDVVHIGLASTDQLYFASGRLHLPGAMFTASHNPAKYNGIKLCRAGATPIGQDTGLAAIREAVEQGVPDGPGGGTETRRDVLADYAAYLRELVDLSGSRPLRVVVDAGNGMGGHTVPAVLGEPIDVVPLYFELDGSFPNHEANPLEPANLVDLQKAVVAEGADLGLAFDGDADRCFVVDERGEPVSPSAITALVAVRALAVTPGATVIHNCITSNAVPEIVAEHGGTPVRTRVGHSFIKQTMADTGAVFGGEHSAHYYFRDFWKADSGMLAALHVLAELGASGGTASELMRDFERYAASGEVNSTVADVPGRIEAVRAAYTAREGVETDELDGLTVRLPDRSWFNLRPSNTEPLLRLNVEAADDAAVARLRDEVLAVVRA from the coding sequence ATGAGGGACCTCTCCGCCGTCATCAAGGCCTACGACATCCGCGGTGTGGTCGGGGAGGGCGTCGACGAGCCGACGGTCCGCGCGATCGGCGCCGCGCTCGCCCGCCTGCTGCGCTCCGAGGACGCCGCGACCACCGCGGTCGTGGTCGGCCACGACATGCGCGACTCGTCGCCGTCGCTGGCCGCCGCCTTCGCCGGAGGCGTCACCGACCAGGGCCTCGACGTCGTCCACATCGGCCTGGCCAGCACCGACCAGCTCTACTTCGCCTCGGGCCGGCTGCACCTGCCGGGCGCGATGTTCACCGCGAGCCACAACCCGGCGAAGTACAACGGCATCAAGCTCTGCCGCGCGGGCGCGACGCCGATCGGGCAGGACACCGGTCTGGCGGCGATCCGCGAGGCCGTCGAGCAGGGCGTCCCCGACGGCCCGGGCGGCGGCACGGAGACCCGCCGCGACGTGCTCGCCGACTACGCCGCGTACCTCCGCGAGCTCGTCGACCTGTCCGGGAGCCGCCCGCTGCGCGTGGTCGTCGACGCCGGCAACGGGATGGGCGGGCACACGGTCCCCGCCGTGCTGGGCGAGCCGATCGACGTCGTGCCGCTGTACTTCGAGCTCGACGGCAGCTTCCCCAACCACGAGGCCAACCCGCTCGAGCCGGCCAACCTCGTCGACCTGCAGAAGGCCGTCGTCGCGGAGGGGGCCGACCTCGGCCTGGCCTTCGACGGCGACGCCGACCGCTGCTTCGTCGTCGACGAGCGGGGCGAGCCGGTGAGCCCGAGCGCGATCACCGCGCTGGTCGCGGTGCGCGCGCTGGCCGTCACCCCCGGAGCCACGGTGATCCACAACTGCATCACCTCGAACGCGGTGCCCGAGATCGTCGCCGAGCACGGCGGCACGCCGGTGCGCACCCGCGTGGGGCACTCCTTCATCAAGCAGACGATGGCCGACACCGGTGCGGTGTTCGGCGGCGAGCACTCGGCGCACTACTACTTCCGCGACTTCTGGAAGGCCGACTCCGGCATGCTCGCCGCGCTGCACGTGCTCGCCGAGCTCGGCGCCTCCGGCGGCACCGCGTCGGAGCTGATGCGCGACTTCGAGCGCTACGCGGCGTCCGGCGAGGTCAACTCGACCGTCGCCGACGTGCCCGGCCGGATCGAGGCCGTGCGCGCGGCGTACACCGCGCGCGAGGGCGTCGAGACCGACGAGCTCGACGGTCTCACCGTCCGGCTGCCCGACCGCTCCTGGTTCAACCTGCGCCCGTCGAACACCGAGCCGCTGCTGCGGCTCAACGTGGAGGCGGCCGACGACGCGGCCGTCGCCCGGCTGCGCGACGAGGTGCTGGCCGTGGTCCGGGCCTGA
- a CDS encoding Trm112 family protein gives MTVKLDPQLMDILACPSDDHAPLRAGTPADPEADVLTCTACGRGYPVVDGIPVLLLEEATPPVAPGEQG, from the coding sequence GTGACCGTCAAGCTCGACCCCCAGCTGATGGACATCCTCGCCTGCCCGTCCGACGACCACGCGCCGCTGCGCGCGGGCACGCCGGCCGACCCGGAGGCGGACGTGCTGACCTGCACGGCGTGCGGTCGCGGCTACCCGGTCGTCGACGGCATCCCGGTCCTGCTGCTGGAGGAGGCCACCCCACCGGTGGCCCCCGGGGAACAGGGCTAG
- a CDS encoding SIS domain-containing protein: MLDDTLLADPRALAALDTRGVLRSAATAGAQVRSAAHGAQEAGVADLGGARPRALVLVRRPGASTSSSALLAALLGPACPVPVVVAESVPSWIGPLDVVVAHTDEATDVELADSVARSVRRGAEVVLSAPGDGPVASAGAGRMRLVEPRIPVPPGLDLPRALAVGLAVLRALGLLTAPLDPGMDVLADLLDAEAERNQPGHEPFMNPAKSLALRLAEHTPLLWGTDPLGTAVARHAATSLATHAGVVAHAGDVGEGVAASGLLRALDRTGGARDVFHDPFDDPADGSEPPPPRLVLVATEEDDPGQAVLRRTGRTLPDGDVLHPVDEVARGTPHSALLRAALLASRVDVASVYLGLATRTIEPA; encoded by the coding sequence ATGCTCGACGACACGCTGCTGGCCGACCCGCGGGCCCTGGCGGCGCTCGACACGCGCGGGGTCCTGCGGTCCGCCGCCACGGCGGGCGCGCAGGTGCGATCGGCCGCCCACGGCGCGCAGGAGGCGGGCGTCGCCGACCTCGGGGGCGCGAGGCCGCGCGCCCTGGTGCTGGTCCGCAGGCCGGGGGCGTCGACGTCCTCGTCCGCGCTGCTCGCCGCGCTCCTCGGCCCGGCGTGCCCGGTGCCGGTCGTCGTCGCCGAGTCGGTGCCGAGCTGGATCGGGCCGCTCGACGTGGTCGTCGCGCACACCGACGAGGCCACCGACGTCGAGCTCGCCGACTCCGTCGCGCGCTCGGTGCGCCGCGGGGCCGAGGTCGTGCTGTCGGCCCCCGGTGACGGCCCGGTCGCCTCGGCCGGCGCGGGCCGGATGCGGCTGGTGGAGCCGCGGATCCCGGTGCCGCCCGGTCTCGACCTGCCGCGCGCGCTCGCCGTCGGCCTCGCCGTGCTGCGCGCGCTGGGGCTGCTCACCGCGCCGCTGGACCCCGGGATGGACGTCCTCGCCGACCTGCTCGACGCCGAGGCGGAGCGCAACCAGCCCGGCCACGAGCCGTTCATGAACCCGGCCAAGTCGCTCGCGCTGCGCCTGGCCGAGCACACGCCGCTGCTGTGGGGCACCGACCCGCTGGGCACCGCCGTCGCGCGGCACGCCGCGACCTCGCTGGCCACCCACGCCGGCGTCGTCGCGCACGCCGGGGACGTGGGCGAGGGGGTCGCCGCCTCCGGGCTGCTGCGCGCGCTCGACCGCACCGGCGGCGCCCGCGACGTCTTCCACGACCCGTTCGACGACCCCGCCGACGGCAGCGAGCCACCGCCGCCGAGGCTGGTGCTGGTGGCCACGGAGGAGGACGATCCGGGGCAGGCGGTGCTGCGTCGCACCGGTCGCACGCTGCCCGACGGGGACGTGCTGCACCCCGTCGACGAGGTCGCCCGCGGCACTCCGCACTCCGCGCTGCTGCGGGCGGCGCTGCTGGCCTCGCGCGTGGACGTCGCCTCCGTCTACCTGGGGCTGGCCACCCGCACCATCGAACCCGCCTGA
- the manA gene encoding mannose-6-phosphate isomerase, class I, giving the protein MELLDNPVRPYSWGSRTVIADLLGEEVPSPHPQAELWLGAHPGAPSHLVGVDGTRTSLLDAITADPAGRLGAYRAERWEGRLPFLFKVLAADEPLSLQAHPSAAQAAEGYAREDAAGLDRGAPDRNYRDPHHKPELVCALTEFDALVGFREPTATVALLRALDVDALAAHAELLAAQPDHHGLRALFTTWITLPQSSLDALVPALQEGCVRLAGASEEFSAEARTVLELSERYPGDAGVLAALLLHRVTLAPGEALYLPAGNLHAYLSGAAVELMANSDNVLRGGLTPKHVDVPELLRVLDFTAPVCPVLHGESDGGWIRYDTPAHEFRLRRFEGGPDDVRVPGDGPRILLCTAGAASVRSAGNDLSVKRGGSVWIDDEDGEVVVTARAEGTQLFLAGDGL; this is encoded by the coding sequence GTGGAGCTGCTGGACAACCCCGTGCGGCCCTACTCGTGGGGCTCGCGCACCGTCATCGCCGACCTGCTGGGCGAGGAGGTCCCCTCCCCGCACCCGCAGGCCGAGCTGTGGCTGGGCGCGCACCCCGGCGCCCCGTCGCACCTGGTCGGCGTCGACGGCACCCGGACCTCGCTGCTCGACGCGATCACCGCCGACCCGGCGGGACGGCTCGGCGCCTACCGCGCCGAGCGGTGGGAGGGGCGGCTGCCGTTCCTGTTCAAGGTGCTCGCCGCCGACGAGCCGCTGTCGCTGCAGGCGCACCCGAGCGCGGCGCAGGCGGCGGAGGGCTACGCCCGCGAGGACGCGGCGGGCCTCGACCGCGGGGCCCCCGACCGCAACTACCGCGACCCGCACCACAAGCCCGAGCTCGTCTGCGCGCTCACCGAGTTCGACGCGCTCGTCGGGTTCCGGGAGCCGACGGCCACCGTCGCACTGCTGCGCGCGCTCGACGTCGACGCGCTCGCCGCGCACGCCGAGCTCCTCGCGGCCCAGCCCGACCACCACGGCCTGCGCGCGCTGTTCACGACGTGGATCACGCTGCCGCAGTCCTCGCTCGACGCGCTCGTGCCGGCGCTGCAGGAGGGCTGCGTGCGGCTCGCCGGGGCGTCGGAGGAGTTCAGCGCGGAGGCCCGCACGGTCCTGGAGCTCTCCGAGCGCTACCCCGGCGACGCGGGCGTGCTCGCCGCGCTGCTGCTGCACCGGGTCACGCTCGCGCCGGGGGAGGCCCTGTACCTGCCCGCGGGCAACCTGCACGCCTACCTGTCCGGGGCGGCCGTCGAGCTGATGGCCAACTCCGACAACGTGCTGCGCGGCGGCCTCACCCCCAAGCACGTCGACGTCCCCGAGCTGCTGCGGGTCCTCGACTTCACCGCCCCGGTCTGCCCGGTCCTGCACGGCGAGTCCGACGGTGGGTGGATCCGCTACGACACCCCCGCGCACGAGTTCCGGCTGCGCCGGTTCGAGGGCGGGCCCGACGACGTCCGGGTGCCCGGTGACGGCCCGCGCATCCTGCTCTGCACCGCGGGCGCGGCGTCGGTGCGCAGTGCCGGTAACGACCTGTCGGTCAAGCGCGGCGGGTCGGTCTGGATCGACGACGAGGACGGCGAGGTCGTCGTGACGGCGCGCGCCGAGGGCACCCAGCTCTTCCTGGCGGGCGACGGTCTCTGA
- a CDS encoding cation diffusion facilitator family transporter, with protein sequence MAGHGGTRAIVAALLANAGIAAAKFVGWLITGSSSMLAESVHSVADTSNQGLLLLGGRQAKRAATAEHPFGYGRDRYFYSFVVALLLFTLGSVFALYEGIHKLESHEPLTSPLVAVAILVIAIGLESYSFRTAVTESRPLKGGGTWWQFIRQSKVPELPVVLLEDFGALIGLVLALLGVGLTVLTGNSVFDALGTIGIGLLLGAIAIILIVEMKSLLIGEGATGPVLSRITDGLVGGDVHVRTQYIGPEELLVAAKIALTPGLPVEAVARAIDAAEGRVRAAVPDARLIYLEPDLDRTRTAPV encoded by the coding sequence GTGGCGGGACACGGTGGTACGCGGGCGATCGTGGCGGCGCTGCTCGCCAACGCGGGGATCGCGGCGGCGAAGTTCGTCGGCTGGCTGATCACCGGGTCGTCGTCGATGCTGGCGGAGTCCGTGCACTCGGTCGCCGACACCTCCAACCAGGGACTGCTGCTGCTCGGCGGCCGGCAGGCGAAGCGCGCGGCCACCGCGGAGCACCCCTTCGGCTACGGTCGCGACCGCTACTTCTACTCGTTCGTCGTGGCGCTGCTGCTGTTCACGCTCGGCTCGGTGTTCGCGCTCTACGAGGGCATCCACAAGCTGGAGTCGCACGAGCCGCTCACCTCGCCGTTGGTGGCCGTGGCGATCCTCGTCATCGCGATCGGGCTGGAGTCGTACTCGTTCCGCACCGCGGTCACCGAGTCGCGTCCGCTCAAGGGCGGCGGCACGTGGTGGCAGTTCATCCGCCAGTCGAAGGTGCCCGAGCTGCCCGTCGTGCTGCTGGAGGACTTCGGCGCGCTGATCGGGCTGGTCCTGGCGCTGCTCGGCGTCGGCCTGACCGTGCTCACCGGCAACTCCGTCTTCGACGCGCTGGGCACGATCGGGATCGGCCTGCTGCTCGGCGCCATCGCGATCATCCTCATCGTCGAGATGAAGTCGCTGCTGATCGGCGAGGGCGCCACCGGGCCGGTGCTCTCCCGCATCACCGACGGCCTCGTCGGCGGCGACGTGCACGTCCGCACCCAGTACATCGGGCCGGAGGAGCTGCTCGTCGCGGCGAAGATCGCGCTGACGCCCGGGCTCCCGGTGGAGGCCGTCGCCCGCGCCATCGACGCCGCCGAGGGCCGCGTCCGCGCCGCCGTACCGGACGCCCGGCTGATCTACCTGGAGCCCGATCTGGACCGCACCCGCACCGCACCGGTCTGA
- a CDS encoding amino acid permease, producing the protein MAVRDRQNGIMRTKSVEQSIADTDEPDTKLRKDLGTWDLIVFGVAVVVGAGIFTLAASTAGDVAGPSVSLAFVLAAVACGLAALCYAEFASTVPVAGSAYTFSYATFGEFVAWIIGWDLVLEFAVGSAVVSKGWSEYLATVFGQFGLDVPTSFSLGWLTFDWGALLLVAGLATLLVLGTKLSSRVSLVFTTIKVLIVLLVIVVGLMYVNPANYSPFVPPPAEGGDAEGGITQSLLSLFGGESGSVYGIYGLLAAASLVFFAFIGFDVVATTAEETKEPQKALPRGILGSLVIVTVLYVGVALVLTGMVPYTELQTADDGTRATLATAFASLGVDWAATVIAIGALVGLTTVVMVLMLGQIRVLFAMSRDGLLPRALSRTGERGTPARATLLVGVVVAAVATFFPAGDLEQMVNIGTLFAFVLVSVGVVVLRRTRPDLPRAFRTPLVPLVPVLAVLACLWLMLNLSVETWLRFIVWMAVGVVVYFAYGRHHSRLAERIGRGETG; encoded by the coding sequence ATGGCGGTGAGGGACAGGCAGAACGGGATCATGCGCACGAAGTCGGTGGAGCAGTCCATCGCCGACACCGACGAGCCGGACACCAAGCTCCGCAAGGACCTCGGGACCTGGGACCTCATCGTCTTCGGCGTCGCGGTCGTCGTCGGCGCGGGGATCTTCACCCTGGCCGCGAGCACGGCGGGCGACGTCGCGGGGCCCTCGGTGTCGCTGGCGTTCGTGCTGGCCGCGGTCGCCTGCGGGCTCGCCGCGCTCTGCTACGCCGAGTTCGCCTCGACGGTGCCGGTGGCCGGCAGCGCCTACACGTTCTCCTACGCGACCTTCGGCGAGTTCGTCGCCTGGATCATCGGCTGGGACCTCGTCCTGGAGTTCGCCGTCGGCTCCGCGGTGGTGTCCAAGGGCTGGTCGGAGTACCTGGCCACGGTGTTCGGCCAGTTCGGCCTCGACGTGCCGACGTCGTTCTCGCTGGGCTGGCTCACGTTCGACTGGGGCGCGCTGCTGCTCGTCGCCGGGCTCGCGACGCTGCTGGTGCTGGGCACGAAGCTGTCGAGCCGCGTGAGCCTGGTCTTCACCACGATCAAGGTGCTGATCGTGCTGCTGGTGATCGTCGTCGGGCTGATGTACGTCAACCCGGCCAACTACTCGCCGTTCGTCCCGCCGCCGGCGGAGGGCGGCGACGCCGAGGGCGGCATCACGCAGTCGCTGCTGTCGCTGTTCGGCGGCGAGAGCGGCAGCGTCTACGGCATCTACGGGCTGCTGGCCGCGGCGTCGCTGGTGTTCTTCGCGTTCATCGGCTTCGACGTCGTGGCCACCACCGCGGAGGAGACGAAGGAGCCGCAGAAGGCCCTGCCGCGCGGCATCCTCGGCTCGCTGGTGATCGTCACGGTCCTCTACGTCGGCGTCGCGCTCGTCCTGACGGGGATGGTGCCCTACACCGAGCTGCAGACCGCCGACGACGGCACGCGCGCCACGCTCGCCACCGCGTTCGCCTCGCTCGGCGTCGACTGGGCGGCCACCGTCATCGCGATCGGCGCGCTCGTCGGGCTCACGACCGTCGTCATGGTGCTGATGCTCGGGCAGATCCGGGTGCTGTTCGCGATGTCGCGCGACGGCCTGCTCCCGCGCGCGCTGTCGCGCACCGGCGAGCGCGGCACCCCCGCGCGGGCGACGCTGCTGGTCGGGGTCGTCGTCGCCGCCGTGGCGACGTTCTTCCCGGCGGGCGACCTCGAGCAGATGGTCAACATCGGCACCCTGTTCGCGTTCGTGCTCGTCTCCGTCGGGGTCGTCGTGCTGCGGCGCACCCGCCCGGACCTGCCCCGCGCGTTCCGGACCCCGCTCGTGCCGCTGGTGCCGGTCCTCGCGGTGCTGGCCTGCCTGTGGCTGATGCTCAACCTGTCGGTGGAGACCTGGCTGCGGTTCATCGTCTGGATGGCCGTCGGCGTGGTCGTCTACTTCGCCTACGGCCGCCACCACTCCCGGCTCGCCGAGCGGATCGGCCGCGGCGAGACGGGTTGA
- a CDS encoding ArsR/SmtB family transcription factor, producing MTFDVLAEPVRRRILDLLRERPRPVGELTEALGLSQPGTSKHLRVLREAGLVRVRAEAQRRFYELDPAPLAEIDAWLAPYRWMWADRLDLLERHLDTPRPLDTARPLDAVDEETP from the coding sequence GTGACGTTCGACGTGCTCGCCGAGCCGGTGCGCCGGCGGATCCTGGACCTGCTCCGGGAGCGCCCGCGGCCGGTCGGGGAGCTCACCGAGGCCCTCGGGCTGAGCCAGCCCGGCACGTCCAAGCACCTGCGGGTGCTGCGCGAGGCCGGGCTCGTCCGCGTGCGCGCGGAGGCCCAGCGGCGCTTCTACGAGCTCGACCCGGCCCCGCTGGCCGAGATCGACGCCTGGCTGGCCCCCTACCGCTGGATGTGGGCCGACCGCCTCGACCTGCTCGAGCGCCACCTCGACACCCCACGCCCGCTCGACACCGCACGCCCACTCGACGCAGTCGACGAGGAGACGCCGTGA
- a CDS encoding SRPBCC family protein, producing MNPILTRSDGRSVLRMERRLAHPPERVWPALVEPERLADWFPSTATIEQRVGGRVEFGFGADGTVTDLDPPRLIAFTWDTDHLRFELRPDGDGSVLLLTHAFDDGPGAASFAAGWHTCLAALGLVLDGRPGEDPGLDHRALHEEYVDVLGLLEPVVTETQGGWEVALERQLVHPPEVVAPLVAGLDGRWELPEGTGHGARVRHSRTAATAQERDRARVEVPAAVAALVDRLPVAQHA from the coding sequence GTGAACCCCATCCTGACCAGGTCCGACGGCCGCTCGGTGCTCCGCATGGAGCGCCGGCTCGCCCACCCGCCCGAGCGCGTGTGGCCCGCGCTCGTCGAACCCGAGCGCCTCGCGGACTGGTTCCCCAGCACCGCGACGATCGAGCAGCGCGTCGGCGGGAGGGTGGAGTTCGGGTTCGGTGCCGACGGCACCGTCACCGACCTCGATCCGCCCCGGCTGATCGCGTTCACCTGGGACACCGACCACCTGCGCTTCGAGCTGCGCCCCGACGGCGACGGCTCGGTCCTGCTGCTCACCCACGCCTTCGACGACGGCCCGGGCGCCGCGAGCTTCGCCGCCGGATGGCACACCTGCCTGGCCGCGCTGGGCCTCGTGCTCGACGGGCGGCCCGGCGAGGACCCGGGGCTCGACCACCGCGCGCTGCACGAGGAGTACGTCGACGTGCTGGGCCTGCTGGAGCCCGTCGTCACCGAGACGCAGGGCGGGTGGGAGGTCGCGCTGGAGCGCCAGCTCGTGCACCCGCCCGAGGTCGTCGCACCGCTCGTCGCCGGGCTGGACGGGCGATGGGAGCTGCCGGAGGGCACGGGGCACGGCGCCCGCGTGCGGCACTCGCGCACCGCCGCCACCGCGCAGGAGCGCGACCGCGCGCGGGTCGAGGTGCCCGCCGCCGTCGCCGCGCTGGTCGACCGGCTCCCGGTGGCGCAGCACGCCTGA
- a CDS encoding chemotaxis protein CheB — MDVLDAHLPVRLPVLALVTSAGGLAALTAVLAGLPADLPAAVLVVQHQDPERRQPDALAALLDGRTPLSVRVARDGDRLEPGVVLVAPPATHMIVTSTSAIGLIETGALPPARPSADLLLATLAVTCGPRSLAVVLTGKGHDAQAGIRAMHRCGATVLAQDEATAEHFGMPGSAIATGLVQAVHPLDGLAAAIVEHLDRTVQRAGGQGTTG, encoded by the coding sequence GTGGACGTCCTCGACGCGCACCTCCCCGTCCGCCTGCCCGTCCTCGCGCTCGTCACGTCGGCGGGCGGGCTCGCCGCGCTCACCGCCGTCCTGGCCGGGCTGCCCGCCGACCTCCCCGCCGCGGTGCTCGTCGTGCAGCACCAGGACCCGGAGCGCCGCCAGCCCGACGCCCTGGCGGCGCTGCTCGACGGGCGCACCCCGCTCTCCGTGCGGGTGGCCCGCGACGGCGACCGCCTGGAGCCCGGCGTCGTGCTGGTCGCCCCGCCGGCCACGCACATGATCGTGACGTCGACGTCGGCGATCGGGCTCATCGAGACCGGCGCGCTGCCGCCGGCCCGGCCGTCGGCCGACCTGCTGCTCGCCACCCTCGCCGTGACGTGCGGCCCGCGGTCGCTGGCCGTCGTCCTCACCGGCAAGGGCCACGACGCGCAGGCCGGCATCCGAGCCATGCACCGCTGCGGCGCGACGGTGCTGGCGCAGGACGAGGCGACCGCCGAGCACTTCGGCATGCCCGGCTCGGCCATCGCCACCGGCCTGGTGCAGGCCGTGCACCCGCTGGACGGGCTGGCCGCGGCGATCGTCGAGCACCTGGACCGCACGGTGCAGCGCGCCGGGGGCCAGGGCACGACCGGGTAG